The proteins below come from a single Caballeronia sp. SBC1 genomic window:
- a CDS encoding porin has protein sequence MALAIASTVAAPAFAQSSGVTLYGIVEDGLTFVNNSAGKKLYEMQSGVIQGSRWGLKGSEDLGGGLKTLFQIESGFDLNTGKLGQGNLGFGRQAYVGLSSEHLGMLTLGRQYDLIVDFVGPTTFNGNWGGYFAHAGDIDNTNNAFRVNNTIKYTSLNYGGLQFGGMYAPGGVAGSFGANSTIAAGASYSHGPLYVGAGYFYARNPATQFPDGNWQANSPIHQVNQVGPFGYVGHPGNEQIIGVGGTYAIGSALLGLDYTNTRFDDANGTTSSVTFNNYEAWAQYAVTPAATLGAGYTFTEAKVNYNGQKPKYNQINVLADYRLSKRTDVYMMGVYQRASGGANADIYDGFLAQQSSNNSQTAVRIGIRHTF, from the coding sequence ATGGCGCTTGCCATCGCAAGCACGGTTGCCGCTCCTGCTTTCGCGCAGAGTAGCGGTGTTACGCTGTACGGCATCGTCGAAGACGGGCTGACCTTTGTGAACAATTCCGCTGGCAAGAAGCTGTACGAGATGCAAAGCGGCGTTATCCAAGGCAGCCGTTGGGGTCTCAAGGGAAGCGAAGATCTCGGTGGTGGCTTGAAGACCCTCTTTCAGATCGAAAGCGGCTTTGACCTGAATACAGGCAAGCTAGGGCAGGGTAATCTCGGATTCGGTCGTCAGGCTTACGTCGGCCTGTCGAGCGAGCACTTAGGTATGCTGACGTTGGGCCGTCAGTATGACTTGATTGTCGATTTCGTCGGACCAACAACCTTCAACGGCAACTGGGGGGGATACTTTGCGCACGCTGGGGACATTGACAATACCAACAACGCCTTTCGGGTCAACAATACGATCAAATACACGAGCTTGAACTATGGTGGCCTGCAGTTCGGCGGTATGTACGCGCCAGGTGGTGTAGCCGGTTCGTTTGGCGCGAATAGCACGATCGCCGCGGGCGCCAGCTACTCGCACGGGCCACTTTACGTCGGTGCGGGCTACTTCTATGCTCGCAATCCGGCCACTCAGTTCCCGGACGGCAATTGGCAGGCGAACAGCCCGATCCATCAGGTCAACCAGGTTGGGCCGTTCGGGTACGTCGGCCACCCGGGCAACGAGCAGATCATCGGCGTTGGCGGCACTTATGCGATCGGTTCGGCACTCCTCGGTCTGGACTACACAAACACAAGATTCGATGACGCCAACGGCACCACTAGTTCGGTCACGTTCAACAACTACGAAGCTTGGGCTCAATATGCCGTGACGCCGGCGGCGACGCTCGGCGCGGGCTACACATTCACGGAAGCGAAGGTGAACTACAACGGCCAGAAGCCTAAGTACAATCAGATCAACGTTCTTGCCGACTACAGGCTGTCAAAGCGTACCGACGTGTACATGATGGGCGTCTATCAGAGAGCATCCGGCGGCGCAAACGCGGATATCTATGACGGATTCCTCGCACAGCAGTCGAGTAACAACTCGCAGACCGCGGTACGCATCGGGATCCGTCACACATTCTAA
- a CDS encoding branched-chain amino acid ABC transporter permease produces the protein MSLQILFDGILLGAVIGLGAIGVTLTYSILRFANFAHGDFISWGAYLSYSLVGLIGSAASPIGSLSFGWPLIGALCASVVLTGALALALEKLVFARLRSSVNRMVVVMASFGVSLALRSLIELAFGTQPRYFTQDIQIAFPVFAGARVTPDQLAIVATTLLLVLAVHLLLTRTHIGLSMRATGENTPLARVAGIDTQAAIRAACLLGGALAAVSGTLSGMLTQVRPYMGFDLLLPLFSAAILGGIGSVPGAVIGGLIIGISESLSVALVGAQYRAAIAFLVLIAVLLIRPNGLFGARLS, from the coding sequence ATGAGCCTCCAAATACTGTTCGACGGAATCCTGCTTGGCGCCGTGATCGGACTCGGAGCAATCGGCGTTACGCTGACCTATTCGATCCTGCGATTTGCCAATTTCGCCCATGGCGACTTCATCAGCTGGGGCGCTTACCTTTCGTACTCGCTGGTGGGTCTGATCGGTTCGGCCGCGAGCCCAATCGGTAGTCTGTCTTTTGGCTGGCCCCTCATCGGCGCGCTGTGCGCAAGCGTCGTGCTTACGGGCGCGCTTGCACTCGCGCTCGAAAAACTGGTGTTCGCCCGCCTGCGCTCGTCGGTTAACCGGATGGTCGTGGTGATGGCAAGCTTCGGCGTTTCGCTGGCGCTACGAAGTCTGATTGAACTGGCGTTCGGTACCCAGCCGCGCTATTTCACGCAGGATATCCAGATCGCATTCCCGGTGTTTGCCGGTGCACGCGTCACGCCTGACCAACTCGCTATCGTTGCAACGACGCTCCTGCTGGTCCTCGCCGTGCACTTGTTGCTTACGCGCACTCACATTGGGCTGTCGATGCGAGCGACAGGGGAGAACACGCCCCTTGCCCGAGTGGCCGGCATCGATACGCAGGCAGCCATCCGCGCGGCCTGCCTGCTCGGCGGAGCGCTCGCCGCGGTATCGGGCACGCTAAGCGGCATGCTGACCCAAGTCCGGCCGTACATGGGTTTCGACCTGCTGTTGCCGCTCTTCTCGGCAGCTATCTTGGGCGGTATCGGCAGCGTGCCTGGTGCTGTCATCGGCGGTTTGATCATCGGTATTTCGGAATCGCTTTCTGTGGCACTTGTGGGGGCGCAATACCGGGCTGCCATCGCGTTTCTGGTACTGATCGCCGTTTTGTTGATTCGACCCAATGGCCTGTTCGGAGCACGACTTTCATGA
- a CDS encoding ABC transporter substrate-binding protein: MKAPFKLAATALALACCGAAHAACSTTIGVVVPMTGPAGEYGQSGAKAIQMAFRDLNQAGGVNGCTLNAEIRDDQSQGSVGVDVARQLVDIQHVPAIIGSIISSVTLPVLTSVAVPADVVQISPASSTPTLTVLARDGKTKGLFFRTITSDALQGIATGQFASDLKLKKVAVIYVNNDYGVNLNKEFNRAFSALGGTVVSAVPYNERQASYQPEVTKALASNPDALYLISYPTDGATITRTWISAGGPQKFLLNDGLNSDEFIKAVGPKYLTQAYGTSSGTEPSASTRYFAETFPGYSHFSATAPGVDRAYDAAALIGLAIAQAGKADSESIKGAIRTVLAVDGTPVGAGPDEFKRGLALLKEHKPIRYVGLIGPVQFDKYGDITGPFAKWQIVDGKPKNLGDVSTVQIDSLKARLGE; the protein is encoded by the coding sequence ATGAAAGCCCCCTTCAAACTTGCGGCAACCGCTCTCGCTCTCGCGTGTTGCGGCGCGGCTCACGCCGCTTGCAGTACGACAATTGGTGTAGTGGTTCCAATGACTGGGCCGGCAGGCGAATATGGTCAGAGTGGTGCTAAGGCAATCCAGATGGCCTTCCGCGACCTCAACCAGGCTGGCGGCGTCAACGGCTGTACGCTGAACGCCGAAATTCGTGATGACCAGTCTCAGGGATCGGTTGGCGTCGACGTGGCGAGGCAACTGGTCGACATACAGCACGTGCCCGCGATCATCGGCTCCATCATTTCATCGGTCACGCTGCCCGTGCTGACCTCGGTGGCGGTACCGGCCGATGTCGTTCAGATTTCCCCCGCGTCGAGTACCCCAACCTTGACGGTATTGGCGCGCGATGGCAAAACCAAGGGTCTGTTTTTTCGCACGATCACCAGTGACGCGTTGCAGGGTATTGCGACTGGCCAGTTCGCCTCCGATCTGAAACTCAAAAAGGTCGCGGTGATCTACGTCAACAATGACTATGGCGTCAATCTTAATAAGGAATTCAATAGAGCTTTCAGCGCGTTGGGTGGCACGGTCGTAAGTGCCGTTCCGTATAATGAAAGACAGGCTTCGTACCAGCCTGAAGTCACAAAAGCGCTTGCCAGCAACCCCGACGCGCTTTATCTGATCAGTTACCCCACGGACGGAGCCACCATCACGCGCACCTGGATTTCAGCTGGCGGTCCGCAGAAATTCCTGCTCAACGACGGTCTCAACAGCGACGAGTTCATCAAGGCGGTCGGCCCTAAATACCTGACGCAAGCGTATGGCACGTCTTCCGGCACGGAACCATCCGCTTCTACTCGCTATTTTGCCGAAACGTTCCCCGGGTACAGCCACTTTAGCGCCACCGCGCCGGGCGTCGATCGCGCTTACGACGCAGCTGCGCTGATCGGACTCGCCATCGCGCAAGCCGGCAAGGCTGACTCCGAATCGATCAAGGGTGCGATCCGGACGGTGTTGGCTGTCGATGGGACGCCTGTTGGCGCAGGTCCTGATGAATTCAAGCGCGGCCTTGCCCTTCTCAAGGAGCACAAGCCGATTCGCTACGTTGGGTTGATCGGACCGGTGCAATTCGATAAATACGGCGACATTACAGGCCCCTTTGCCAAATGGCAGATCGTCGACGGCAAGCCTAAGAATCTCGGCGACGTTTCCACCGTCCAGATCGATTCGCTTAAGGCCCGATTGGGCGAATAG
- a CDS encoding ABC transporter ATP-binding protein, whose amino-acid sequence MTQSTILNVTGMTAGYEPGIPIVKDASIHALENEILILLGPNGAGKSTMVKAIAGLVPKSAGVITLDGQDISQLAAHRMIAHGLAFVPQTENVFVSMTIGENLAIAANQLPRAERRHALERLYSLFPDLARLRGHLAGRLSGGQRQMVAIGRAMMIEPRVIMLDEPSAGLSPKMVETLFSKLLDVRATGVTIVMVEQNVRAAFSIADRAYILVEGTPRHEGDAKTLLDDPAVAHLYLGMKSEPNTSQEPRT is encoded by the coding sequence GTGACCCAGTCCACCATTCTCAACGTGACCGGCATGACCGCCGGCTACGAGCCCGGCATCCCGATTGTCAAGGACGCGAGCATTCACGCGCTCGAAAACGAAATCCTGATTCTGCTCGGGCCCAACGGTGCCGGCAAATCGACGATGGTTAAAGCCATTGCGGGCCTCGTGCCAAAGAGCGCGGGCGTGATTACGCTGGACGGCCAGGATATTTCGCAGCTCGCGGCACATCGCATGATTGCTCACGGCCTCGCCTTCGTGCCTCAAACCGAGAACGTCTTTGTCAGCATGACCATTGGCGAAAACCTCGCGATCGCGGCCAATCAGTTGCCGCGCGCGGAGCGGCGACATGCCCTCGAGCGGCTATACAGCCTGTTCCCCGACCTCGCGCGCCTGCGCGGGCATCTCGCCGGGCGATTGTCCGGCGGGCAACGGCAGATGGTCGCGATCGGTCGCGCCATGATGATCGAACCACGCGTGATCATGCTCGACGAGCCGTCGGCAGGCCTGTCGCCAAAGATGGTCGAAACGCTGTTCAGCAAATTGCTGGACGTCCGCGCGACCGGCGTAACGATTGTGATGGTCGAGCAAAACGTCCGCGCGGCCTTCTCGATCGCCGACCGAGCCTACATCCTTGTCGAAGGCACGCCGCGTCACGAGGGCGACGCCAAAACCCTTCTTGACGACCCCGCCGTCGCGCACCTGTATCTCGGCATGAAGAGTGAACCCAATACGTCTCAGGAGCCGCGCACATGA
- a CDS encoding branched-chain amino acid ABC transporter permease, which yields MSTISYLEFFITTALILSVISLGLNVQWGFTGLFNAGIAGFVAIGAYASALLTTPPVADRFGGFGLPVVCGWLGAVVASGILAALIGYVTLRLREDYLAITTFGIAIVIQLVLTNQQGWTGGPFGVSFIPKMFDSMASKPLLFSTLNCLALIAIVGVLYIALQTLATSPWGRVLRAIREDQAAAASLGKNVKWYELQAFVLGSMIMGFGGALQAHFFGFISPDYYVPLLTFQVWAMLIVGGSGNNRGAIVGSLVVWALWSASGYVLGQIIPTEYQTQSAALRPILIGVALVAILMRRPGGLLGEARTLSRPIKVEKKRAAASR from the coding sequence ATGAGTACCATCAGTTATCTCGAGTTTTTCATCACCACTGCGCTGATTCTTTCGGTCATAAGCCTGGGACTGAATGTCCAATGGGGCTTTACCGGTCTCTTTAACGCGGGCATTGCAGGATTTGTGGCAATCGGAGCCTATGCGTCGGCCCTATTGACCACGCCTCCTGTAGCTGACAGGTTTGGCGGCTTCGGCTTGCCTGTTGTGTGCGGTTGGCTGGGCGCAGTCGTCGCATCCGGCATTCTGGCCGCTTTGATCGGCTACGTTACGCTGCGGCTACGCGAGGATTACCTTGCCATTACTACCTTCGGTATCGCCATCGTCATCCAGCTTGTGCTGACCAATCAGCAAGGCTGGACGGGTGGCCCCTTTGGCGTCAGTTTCATCCCGAAAATGTTCGACTCGATGGCCAGCAAACCGCTGCTGTTCTCGACATTGAACTGTCTGGCGTTGATCGCGATCGTCGGGGTCCTGTACATCGCGTTGCAAACTTTGGCGACAAGCCCGTGGGGCAGGGTGCTGAGGGCCATTCGCGAAGACCAGGCGGCGGCCGCGTCGCTCGGCAAGAACGTCAAATGGTACGAGCTCCAGGCCTTCGTCCTCGGCTCGATGATCATGGGCTTCGGCGGCGCACTGCAAGCCCACTTCTTTGGGTTCATCTCGCCGGACTACTACGTCCCGCTTCTTACCTTCCAGGTGTGGGCGATGCTGATCGTCGGCGGCTCGGGCAACAACCGCGGCGCCATAGTCGGCAGCCTTGTGGTGTGGGCCTTGTGGAGCGCATCGGGCTATGTGCTCGGACAGATAATTCCAACCGAATATCAGACGCAGAGCGCCGCGCTGCGTCCGATTCTCATCGGTGTGGCGCTTGTCGCCATCCTGATGCGACGCCCAGGCGGCCTGCTGGGTGAAGCTCGCACTCTGTCGCGCCCAATCAAAGTCGAAAAAAAGCGCGCAGCTGCATCTCGTTAA